The proteins below are encoded in one region of Pseudoduganella armeniaca:
- a CDS encoding UvrD-helicase domain-containing protein, translated as MSNAPQFGLNGPQSEAVLYLDGPALVLAGAGSGKTRVITQKITYMIEDRGYDPRTIAALTFTNKAALEMQERVAKLLKQPRQAKLLTVSTFHSLGVKILRQEANHLGLKDRFSIMDSDDCYSLVQDLAITTDKQLIRRIQNDISLWKNGLVTPELALRNAKDEDEAQSARIYASYVATLSSYQAVDFDDLIRLPVELFRDNETVRDKWQRRLRYLLVDEYQDTNTCQYELLKLMVTGLGKKPMFTAVGDDDQAIYAWRGASVENLANLQVDFPDLKLIKLEQNYRSTTRILQAANAVISNNPKLFEKALWSEHGLGEPIKVHAMPNDEQEAEQVAIMISADHFERKNKWSDYAILYRGNHQARVIEQALRNQRIPYTISGGQSFFDKAEIKDIIAYLRLLANQDDDPAFIRAVTTPRRGIGQSTLEVLGAFSGQWQCSLFEAVFKGGIEAKLTDRQLMPLRDFCNFINDLESRASRPGPAGSGDNAAQVLDDLMEAIHYEHYLYDTLEERAAQSRWQNVLDFVQWLKDRGRGGKDRDGEEKNVLELTQMVALMSMLEGKDEDPDAIRMSTLHASKGLEYPHVFLVGVEEGILPHKGDPDAPVETLAQRIEEERRLMYVGITRAKRTLQLTWCKKRKRGGEHVHCDVSRFIAEMQLDVGDAPPKETEVISPRERLARMKELLATPKTKEIT; from the coding sequence ATGTCCAATGCACCACAATTCGGCCTGAACGGGCCGCAAAGCGAAGCCGTGCTGTACCTCGACGGTCCGGCCCTCGTGCTGGCCGGCGCCGGCTCGGGCAAGACGCGCGTCATCACGCAGAAGATCACCTACATGATCGAGGATCGCGGCTACGATCCGCGCACGATCGCCGCGCTGACGTTTACCAACAAGGCCGCGCTGGAGATGCAGGAACGGGTGGCGAAACTGCTGAAACAGCCGCGCCAGGCCAAGCTCTTGACGGTGTCCACGTTCCACTCGCTGGGCGTCAAGATCCTGCGCCAGGAAGCCAACCACCTGGGCCTGAAGGACCGCTTTTCCATCATGGACAGCGACGACTGCTACTCGCTGGTGCAGGACCTGGCCATCACAACCGACAAGCAGCTGATCCGCCGCATCCAGAACGACATCTCGCTGTGGAAGAACGGCCTCGTCACGCCCGAGCTGGCGCTGCGCAACGCCAAGGACGAGGACGAAGCGCAGTCGGCCCGCATCTATGCCAGTTACGTGGCCACCCTGTCGTCGTACCAGGCGGTGGACTTCGACGACCTGATCCGCCTGCCGGTGGAACTGTTCCGCGACAACGAGACCGTGCGCGACAAATGGCAGCGCCGCCTGCGCTACCTGCTGGTGGACGAGTACCAGGACACCAATACCTGCCAGTACGAACTGCTCAAGCTGATGGTGACGGGCCTGGGCAAGAAGCCCATGTTTACGGCCGTCGGCGACGACGACCAGGCGATTTATGCGTGGCGTGGCGCGTCGGTGGAGAACCTGGCCAACCTGCAGGTGGACTTTCCCGACCTGAAGCTGATCAAACTGGAGCAGAACTACCGCTCCACCACGCGCATCCTGCAGGCCGCCAACGCCGTCATCTCGAACAACCCGAAACTGTTCGAGAAGGCGCTGTGGTCGGAGCACGGCCTGGGCGAGCCGATCAAGGTGCATGCGATGCCGAACGACGAGCAGGAGGCCGAACAGGTCGCCATCATGATCTCGGCCGACCATTTCGAGCGCAAGAACAAATGGTCGGATTACGCGATCCTGTACCGCGGCAACCACCAGGCCCGCGTGATCGAGCAGGCGCTGCGCAACCAGCGCATCCCGTACACGATCTCCGGCGGCCAGAGCTTCTTCGACAAGGCCGAGATCAAGGACATCATCGCCTACCTGCGCCTGCTGGCGAACCAGGACGACGACCCCGCCTTCATCCGCGCCGTGACGACGCCGCGCCGCGGCATCGGCCAATCGACGCTGGAAGTGCTGGGCGCCTTCTCGGGCCAGTGGCAATGCTCGCTGTTCGAAGCCGTCTTCAAGGGCGGCATCGAGGCCAAGCTGACCGACCGCCAGCTGATGCCGCTGCGCGACTTCTGCAACTTCATCAACGACCTGGAGTCGCGCGCCAGCCGGCCCGGCCCGGCCGGCAGCGGCGACAACGCGGCACAGGTGCTGGACGACCTGATGGAAGCCATCCACTACGAGCACTACCTGTACGACACGCTGGAAGAGCGCGCCGCGCAAAGCCGCTGGCAGAACGTGCTCGACTTCGTGCAGTGGCTGAAGGACCGCGGCCGCGGCGGCAAGGACCGCGACGGCGAAGAGAAAAACGTATTGGAGCTGACGCAGATGGTGGCGCTGATGTCCATGCTGGAAGGCAAGGACGAAGACCCCGATGCGATCCGCATGTCGACCCTGCATGCGTCGAAAGGCCTGGAGTACCCGCACGTGTTCCTGGTCGGCGTGGAGGAGGGCATCCTGCCGCACAAGGGCGACCCGGATGCGCCGGTCGAGACGCTGGCCCAGCGCATCGAGGAAGAGCGCCGCTTGATGTACGTGGGCATCACCCGCGCCAAGCGCACCTTGCAGCTGACGTGGTGCAAGAAGAGAAAACGCGGCGGCGAGCACGTGCACTGCGACGTGTCGCGCTTCATCGCCGAGATGCAGCTGGACGTGGGTGACGCGCCGCCGAAAGAAACCGAAGTCATCAGCCCGCGTGAGCGCCTGGCGCGCATGAAGGAGCTGCTGGCCACCCCGAAAACGAAGGAAATCACGTGA
- a CDS encoding HD-GYP domain-containing protein, whose product MTIRRLTYGDVRLGELLPWDVCGDNGALLVRKGYVPTSDSQLDSLVARGFIDDPDYRDPAAAMAEPPSVVRLLNHALTELQPLLQRIAAGGVAVQAELEQVAALVRQAVDIHPEVAAACILHNQQAASYPVRHCIDTAVVALVVARAIKREPAEQQSMLLAALTMNVGMLQLQDERGLLTEAERALVRAHPERGVALLRQAGVQDETWLDCVLAHHENEDGSGYPRGLAGDAIPCPAKLIALADRYCARVSTRPYRKPMLPNAALRDILLEARHALDAQLGAVLIRELGIYPIGTYVRLLNGEVGVVARKGLNSTTPYVHSFIGPRGAKLDVFLQRDTRADMSAIRDVLSAEQVDATFRMDQVWGRAALP is encoded by the coding sequence ATGACCATCCGACGCTTGACCTACGGTGACGTACGCCTCGGCGAACTGCTGCCGTGGGACGTCTGCGGCGACAATGGCGCCCTGCTGGTACGCAAGGGCTACGTACCCACCTCCGATAGCCAACTCGACTCGCTGGTCGCGCGCGGCTTCATCGACGATCCGGACTACCGCGACCCGGCCGCCGCCATGGCCGAGCCGCCGTCCGTCGTGCGCTTGCTGAACCATGCCCTTACGGAACTGCAACCGCTGCTGCAGCGCATCGCCGCTGGCGGCGTTGCCGTCCAGGCCGAGCTGGAACAGGTCGCCGCGCTGGTGCGCCAGGCCGTCGACATCCATCCCGAGGTGGCGGCGGCCTGCATCCTGCACAACCAGCAGGCTGCGTCGTACCCGGTGCGCCACTGCATCGACACGGCGGTCGTGGCCTTGGTCGTGGCGCGCGCCATCAAGCGTGAGCCGGCCGAGCAGCAGTCGATGCTGCTGGCCGCGCTGACGATGAATGTGGGCATGCTGCAGTTGCAGGACGAGCGCGGCCTGTTGACGGAAGCGGAGCGGGCCCTGGTGCGGGCGCACCCGGAGCGGGGTGTGGCACTGCTGCGCCAGGCCGGCGTGCAGGACGAGACATGGCTGGACTGCGTGCTGGCGCACCACGAGAACGAGGACGGTTCCGGCTACCCGCGCGGCCTGGCCGGCGACGCGATTCCCTGCCCGGCCAAGCTGATCGCGCTGGCCGACCGCTACTGCGCGCGCGTCTCCACCCGGCCCTACCGCAAGCCGATGCTGCCGAACGCGGCCCTGCGCGACATCCTGCTGGAAGCGCGCCACGCGCTGGACGCGCAGCTGGGTGCCGTGCTGATCCGGGAACTGGGCATCTACCCGATCGGCACCTACGTGCGCTTACTGAACGGGGAAGTGGGCGTGGTGGCGCGCAAGGGTTTGAATTCGACGACGCCTTACGTCCACTCATTCATCGGCCCGCGCGGCGCCAAGCTGGACGTCTTCCTGCAGCGCGACACGCGCGCCGACATGTCCGCCATCCGTGACGTGCTCAGCGCCGAGCAGGTCGATGCCACGTTCCGGATGGACCAGGTGTGGGGGCGGGCGGCGCTGCCCTGA
- a CDS encoding SlyX family protein has protein sequence MTDAVENRLIDIEIKLAHQEDLVESLNERIYQQQKQIDQLEGTLALLAERIRTSNSAQAPLNERPPHY, from the coding sequence GTGACCGACGCTGTAGAGAACCGCCTCATCGACATCGAAATCAAGCTGGCCCACCAGGAAGACCTGGTGGAGTCGCTCAATGAACGCATTTACCAGCAGCAGAAGCAGATCGACCAGCTGGAAGGAACGCTCGCCCTGCTGGCCGAGCGTATCCGTACCAGTAATTCAGCTCAGGCGCCCCTGAACGAGCGCCCGCCGCATTATTGA
- a CDS encoding dihydrolipoyl dehydrogenase — translation MKEIRCDVAVIGAGSAGLSAYRAARAAGKHAVLIEGGPYGTTCARVGCMPSKLLISAAEAAHALQVAPGFGVHPGTVRIDGAAVMERVRRERDRFVGFVVENVEELPAEDKIRGYARFTGPDTLQVDDHTTVHAERIVIATGSKPIVPEEWAAAGPRVIHSDAVFDWTDLPGSVAVIGTGVIGLELGQSLHRLGVRVALYARGSSVAQLADPEVLANAATVLREELDIRFQTQVVSVQADGQQLALVTRDGEGNTRTERYDYVLAAIGRTPNVHALRLDLAGIELDRRGIPLYDKHTMQCGTSPIFIAGDANDELPLLPEAADQGKIAGHNAGTFPLVTPGLRRTPLAIAFTEPQIATLGASYDSLCRSHGGRFAIGMVSFANQGRSRVMLQNRGMLRVYGEYGSGRFLGAEMIGPRAEHIGHLLSWAVQARLTVAAMLDMPFYHPVVEEGVRTALRDLAERLRQPPPEAPQPCPDCTPGT, via the coding sequence ATGAAGGAAATTCGTTGCGACGTGGCCGTCATCGGCGCGGGCAGCGCGGGGCTGTCGGCCTATCGCGCGGCACGTGCCGCCGGCAAGCACGCGGTATTGATCGAAGGCGGGCCGTACGGCACCACCTGCGCCCGCGTGGGCTGCATGCCCAGCAAACTGCTGATCTCCGCCGCCGAGGCCGCGCACGCGCTGCAGGTCGCTCCCGGCTTTGGCGTGCATCCCGGCACGGTGCGCATCGACGGCGCCGCCGTCATGGAGCGGGTACGGCGCGAGCGCGACCGCTTTGTCGGCTTCGTGGTCGAGAATGTCGAGGAACTGCCGGCCGAGGACAAGATTCGCGGCTACGCCCGCTTCACGGGACCGGACACGCTGCAGGTCGACGATCACACCACCGTCCACGCGGAACGCATCGTCATCGCCACCGGCTCGAAGCCGATCGTGCCGGAAGAGTGGGCAGCGGCGGGCCCGCGCGTGATCCACAGCGATGCCGTGTTCGACTGGACCGACCTGCCGGGTTCCGTCGCCGTCATCGGCACCGGCGTCATCGGCCTGGAACTGGGCCAATCGCTGCACCGGTTGGGTGTGCGCGTGGCGCTGTACGCGCGCGGCAGCAGCGTCGCGCAACTGGCCGATCCGGAGGTGCTGGCCAATGCGGCCACCGTGCTGCGGGAAGAGCTCGACATCCGCTTCCAGACCCAGGTCGTGTCGGTGCAAGCGGACGGCCAGCAGTTGGCGCTCGTCACGCGCGACGGCGAGGGCAACACGCGCACCGAGCGCTACGACTATGTGCTGGCCGCCATCGGCCGCACGCCGAACGTGCATGCGTTGCGGCTGGACCTGGCCGGCATCGAGCTGGACCGGCGCGGCATTCCGCTGTACGACAAGCACACAATGCAGTGTGGTACCAGCCCGATCTTTATCGCCGGCGACGCCAACGACGAACTGCCGCTGCTGCCCGAAGCGGCCGACCAGGGCAAGATCGCCGGCCACAACGCGGGCACGTTCCCGCTGGTGACGCCGGGGCTGCGCCGCACACCGCTGGCGATTGCCTTCACCGAGCCGCAGATCGCCACCCTGGGCGCCAGTTACGACAGCCTGTGCCGCAGCCATGGCGGCCGCTTCGCCATCGGCATGGTGTCCTTTGCCAACCAGGGCCGCAGCCGCGTGATGCTGCAGAACCGCGGCATGCTGCGCGTCTACGGCGAATATGGCAGCGGCCGCTTCCTGGGCGCGGAAATGATCGGCCCACGTGCCGAGCACATCGGCCACTTGCTGTCCTGGGCCGTGCAGGCGCGGCTGACGGTGGCGGCCATGCTGGACATGCCGTTTTATCACCCGGTGGTCGAGGAAGGCGTGCGCACGGCCCTGCGCGACCTGGCCGAGCGTCTCAGGCAGCCGCCACCGGAGGCCCCACAACCGTGCCCCGATTGCACACCCGGCACATGA
- a CDS encoding alpha/beta hydrolase family protein: protein MTTVTAPFGTWPSPISAALVAAGATPLSSLAIAGRDIYWLAGRASEAGRNTLLRRRGSQAEELTPAPLNVRTRVHEYGGGAYAVAGDTVYFSHFADNRLYRQAGTGAAEAFTAPGRQRFADFVVDAPRQRLIAVRELHGEDPHGQPANTLCAVGFDGSETVLAEGHDFYSSPRLSPDGRQLAWLTWDHPRMPWQGTALWLAEIGTDGLPGTPQCVAGGSDESICQPEWAPDGRLYFVSDRSGWWNLYRRGAAGIEAVCPLEAEFGAPHWTFGNSMYGFTPAGDIVCTYIDKGVSRLARLAAGGTTLSPIATPYDEIRELKVGDGFVVLLGGSPTIAAEIARIDLTKGEVEVLARSIEALPELGYLSVPESISYPSAGGRTAYAFFYPPANQDVQAPAGEKPPVIVISHGGPTGMAASTLKLATQFWTSRGFGVLDVNYGGSTGFGRAYRDALKGQWGIVDVEDCIAGAQYLVQSGRADGDRLIIRGGSAGGLTTLCALTFHDVFKLGASYYGVSDLQGLDDDSHKFESHYNEYLIAPQPQAKAIYAERSPINHTDRLSRPMIFFQGLDDKVVPPPQSEAMVQALQRRGIPVAYVPLEGEGHGFRKAENIVRTLEAELYFYRRMFGLHHGMDASIAIDNLRD from the coding sequence ATGACTACCGTGACCGCCCCCTTCGGAACCTGGCCCTCGCCCATCAGCGCCGCCCTCGTGGCGGCCGGCGCCACCCCGCTCTCGTCGCTTGCCATCGCCGGCCGCGACATCTACTGGCTGGCCGGACGCGCCAGCGAAGCGGGCCGCAACACGCTGCTGCGCCGGCGCGGCAGCCAGGCCGAGGAGCTGACACCGGCGCCGCTGAACGTGCGCACCCGCGTGCACGAATACGGCGGCGGCGCCTATGCCGTGGCGGGCGACACCGTGTATTTCTCGCATTTCGCCGACAACCGGCTGTACCGCCAGGCCGGCACCGGCGCCGCCGAGGCCTTCACGGCGCCCGGCCGCCAGCGCTTCGCCGATTTCGTGGTCGACGCGCCGCGCCAGCGCCTGATCGCCGTGCGCGAGCTGCATGGCGAGGACCCGCACGGGCAGCCCGCCAACACGCTGTGCGCCGTCGGATTCGACGGCAGCGAGACGGTACTGGCCGAGGGCCACGATTTCTATTCGTCGCCGCGGCTGTCGCCGGACGGCCGCCAACTGGCCTGGCTGACCTGGGACCACCCGCGCATGCCGTGGCAGGGCACGGCGCTGTGGCTGGCGGAGATCGGCACGGACGGCCTGCCTGGCACGCCGCAATGCGTCGCCGGCGGCTCGGATGAGTCGATCTGCCAGCCCGAATGGGCGCCCGACGGCCGCCTGTACTTCGTCTCGGATCGCAGCGGCTGGTGGAACCTGTACCGGCGCGGCGCCGCCGGCATCGAGGCGGTCTGCCCGCTGGAAGCGGAATTCGGCGCGCCGCACTGGACCTTCGGCAACAGCATGTACGGCTTCACGCCGGCCGGCGACATCGTCTGCACCTATATCGACAAGGGCGTCAGCCGGCTGGCGCGCCTGGCCGCCGGCGGCACGACCCTGAGCCCGATCGCCACGCCCTACGACGAAATCCGCGAACTGAAAGTGGGCGACGGCTTTGTCGTGCTGCTGGGCGGCAGCCCGACCATCGCGGCCGAAATCGCCCGCATCGACCTGACGAAAGGCGAGGTAGAGGTGCTGGCGCGCTCGATCGAGGCGTTGCCGGAACTGGGCTACCTGTCCGTCCCCGAAAGCATCAGCTACCCGAGCGCCGGCGGCCGCACCGCCTATGCCTTCTTCTACCCGCCCGCGAATCAGGACGTGCAGGCGCCGGCCGGCGAAAAACCGCCGGTGATCGTCATCAGCCATGGCGGCCCGACCGGCATGGCGGCCAGCACCTTGAAGCTGGCCACGCAGTTCTGGACCAGCCGCGGCTTCGGCGTGCTGGACGTGAACTATGGCGGCAGCACGGGGTTCGGGCGCGCCTACCGCGACGCGCTCAAGGGCCAATGGGGCATCGTCGACGTGGAAGACTGCATCGCCGGCGCGCAGTACCTGGTGCAAAGCGGCCGCGCGGACGGCGACCGGCTGATCATTCGCGGCGGCAGCGCCGGCGGCCTGACGACCTTGTGCGCGCTGACCTTCCACGACGTCTTCAAGCTCGGCGCCAGCTACTACGGCGTGTCCGACCTGCAGGGCCTGGACGACGACTCGCACAAGTTCGAATCGCACTACAACGAATACCTGATCGCGCCGCAGCCGCAGGCCAAGGCCATCTACGCCGAGCGCTCGCCGATCAACCACACCGACCGGTTGTCCCGGCCGATGATCTTCTTCCAGGGCCTGGACGACAAGGTGGTGCCGCCGCCGCAGTCGGAGGCGATGGTGCAGGCGCTGCAACGGCGCGGCATCCCGGTCGCCTACGTGCCCCTGGAAGGCGAAGGCCACGGCTTCCGCAAGGCCGAGAACATCGTCCGCACGCTGGAAGCGGAGCTGTATTTCTACCGGCGCATGTTCGGCCTGCACCATGGCATGGACGCGAGCATCGCGATCGACAACCTGCGGGACTGA
- a CDS encoding PEP-CTERM sorting domain-containing protein: protein MLKKLLPVALLALTAATAQATERTWTWTYQGFYNQASAKFDPSFKVSGTFTGDDLNRDGTISLQELTSFEMGYYTADACANEYGAHCYVDAFSFSSDRKLAFKSRHYYIDDGPFSSGTYITTGEKVMQWGYFGPTETYTWTDQTKLTLVQLPVPEPSTYAMFGAGMLVLAGLRARRKAQ from the coding sequence ATGTTGAAGAAATTATTGCCCGTCGCGTTATTGGCGCTGACCGCCGCCACGGCACAGGCTACCGAGCGCACTTGGACCTGGACGTACCAAGGGTTCTATAACCAAGCGAGCGCCAAGTTCGACCCGTCCTTCAAGGTCAGCGGCACTTTTACTGGTGACGATCTGAACCGGGACGGCACGATCAGCCTACAGGAGCTGACGAGCTTTGAGATGGGGTATTACACCGCGGATGCATGTGCCAACGAGTATGGCGCGCACTGTTATGTTGACGCTTTCAGTTTCTCATCCGACCGCAAGCTGGCATTCAAATCACGGCATTATTACATCGATGACGGACCTTTCAGCTCGGGTACGTATATAACCACCGGCGAAAAAGTCATGCAATGGGGTTATTTTGGCCCGACTGAAACCTATACCTGGACCGACCAGACCAAGCTGACGCTCGTGCAGCTGCCGGTCCCCGAACCGTCGACCTACGCCATGTTCGGCGCAGGCATGCTGGTGCTGGCCGGCTTGCGCGCGCGCCGCAAGGCTCAATAA
- a CDS encoding host attachment protein: MQTTWIVTANNGRARIYAQKDQNSALLEVEDMVNPTQRGRVSDIDTDQLGQLAASKSIKSVGAATQPSGYEPNQTPLEHQAELFVRSLADYLLQGYTQNRYQNLILAAGPETLGQLRKLLDKQVMNAITQELNKDYTNVSPHDLLAQLKQHQT; encoded by the coding sequence ATGCAAACTACTTGGATCGTGACGGCCAACAACGGCCGCGCCCGCATTTACGCCCAAAAGGACCAGAACAGCGCGCTGCTGGAGGTGGAAGACATGGTTAACCCCACCCAGCGCGGTCGCGTGTCGGACATCGATACCGACCAGCTGGGCCAGCTGGCCGCATCGAAGAGCATCAAGAGCGTGGGCGCGGCCACGCAGCCCAGCGGCTACGAGCCGAACCAGACGCCGCTCGAGCACCAGGCCGAGCTGTTCGTGCGCAGCCTGGCCGACTACCTGCTGCAGGGCTATACGCAGAATCGTTACCAGAACCTGATCCTGGCGGCCGGGCCGGAAACGCTGGGCCAGCTGCGCAAGCTGCTGGACAAGCAGGTCATGAATGCGATCACCCAGGAGCTGAACAAGGACTACACCAACGTCTCGC
- the hemE gene encoding uroporphyrinogen decarboxylase — protein sequence MPQFAPLQNDTFLRALLRQPTDYTPVWLMRQAGRYLPEYRATRQKAGSFMGLATNPDLATEVTLQPIDRYPLDAAILFSDILTVPDAMGLGLYFVEGEGPKFERPLKTEADVQALRLPEAGSLDYVFKAVTQIRTELNGRVPLIGFSGSPWTLACYMVEGQGSREFHTIKKMLYSRPDLMHHILDTNARAVAEYLNAQIDAGAQAVMVFDSWGGALADGAYQQFSLAYMQKVVAQLKREKDGVRIPAIVFTKGGAHWAEEIAAIGADAIGLDWTANLAKVRAAVGDKVALQGNLDPAILFAQPDQIRAEVERVLHAFGPHDTGHVFNLGHGISQFTPPESVAVMVETVHQVSRTLRAGA from the coding sequence ATGCCACAATTCGCCCCGCTCCAGAACGACACCTTCCTGCGTGCGCTGCTGCGCCAGCCGACCGACTACACCCCGGTGTGGCTGATGCGCCAGGCGGGCCGCTACCTGCCGGAATACCGCGCCACGCGGCAGAAGGCCGGCTCGTTCATGGGCCTGGCGACGAACCCGGACCTGGCGACCGAAGTCACGCTGCAGCCGATCGACCGCTACCCGCTGGACGCGGCGATCCTGTTCTCGGACATCCTGACGGTGCCCGATGCGATGGGCCTGGGCCTGTATTTCGTCGAGGGAGAAGGGCCGAAGTTCGAGCGGCCGCTGAAGACGGAGGCGGACGTGCAGGCGCTGCGCCTGCCGGAAGCGGGCTCGCTGGACTACGTGTTCAAGGCCGTCACCCAGATTCGCACGGAACTGAACGGGCGCGTGCCCCTGATCGGCTTCTCCGGCAGCCCGTGGACGCTGGCGTGCTACATGGTCGAAGGCCAGGGCTCGCGCGAGTTCCACACGATCAAGAAGATGCTGTACAGCCGCCCGGACCTGATGCACCACATCCTGGACACCAACGCGCGCGCGGTGGCGGAATACCTGAACGCCCAGATCGACGCCGGCGCCCAGGCCGTGATGGTGTTCGACTCGTGGGGCGGCGCGCTGGCCGACGGCGCCTACCAGCAGTTCTCGCTGGCCTACATGCAAAAGGTGGTCGCGCAGCTCAAGCGCGAAAAGGACGGCGTGCGCATTCCCGCCATCGTCTTCACCAAGGGTGGCGCGCATTGGGCGGAGGAAATCGCCGCGATTGGCGCCGACGCGATCGGCCTGGACTGGACGGCCAACCTGGCCAAGGTGCGCGCGGCGGTCGGCGACAAGGTCGCACTGCAGGGCAACCTGGACCCCGCCATCCTGTTCGCGCAGCCGGACCAGATCCGTGCCGAAGTGGAGCGCGTGCTGCACGCCTTCGGCCCGCACGACACGGGGCACGTGTTCAACCTGGGTCACGGCATCTCGCAGTTCACGCCGCCAGAGTCGGTCGCTGTCATGGTGGAAACGGTTCACCAGGTCAGCCGGACCCTGCGCGCGGGGGCTTGA
- a CDS encoding SRPBCC family protein: protein MKFEHLIEINDPLNPLIDTLTHEQLWRGLVLRAESPKLFVPHLDECHIQDRTDKGFKRTQRYGALVIEDTVVLEYPDRIRYEVAPQGEISKSSLTMTIESHGTERLYVRFEYEDAHDALEDEANKMYDEFRRSAYQESDIDTIRVLRSLAEEGRLDATLN, encoded by the coding sequence ATGAAATTCGAGCACCTGATTGAAATCAACGATCCGCTGAACCCGCTGATCGACACCTTGACCCACGAACAGCTGTGGCGCGGCCTTGTGCTGCGCGCCGAGTCGCCCAAGCTGTTCGTGCCGCACCTGGACGAGTGCCATATCCAGGACCGCACCGACAAGGGTTTCAAGCGCACGCAGCGCTATGGCGCGCTGGTGATCGAGGATACCGTCGTGCTGGAATACCCCGATCGCATCCGCTACGAGGTGGCGCCGCAGGGCGAGATCAGCAAATCGAGCCTGACGATGACGATCGAATCGCATGGCACGGAGCGGCTGTACGTCCGCTTCGAATACGAGGACGCGCACGATGCGCTGGAGGACGAAGCCAACAAGATGTACGACGAGTTCCGCCGCTCCGCCTACCAGGAGTCGGATATCGACACGATCCGCGTGCTGCGCAGCCTGGCCGAGGAAGGCCGGCTGGATGCGACGCTGAACTGA
- a CDS encoding ArgP/LysG family DNA-binding transcriptional regulator gives MDQLDYRALAVLDAVATHGSFDKAAAALGISQPAVSQRIKALEDAAGRLLIVRSAPAVPTGLGQRLISHYRNVKLMEATLDIDLGKTVSMPELSVAVDAASLATWFPLCLPPLLTPPRCQLDIQLAGQDEALHRLREGSVFGAVVADDGAELKGPSGTPLGGMRYVCVATPQFAAHWFGDGFTREAVQLAPAVVHDRELTARFLAEHLETTGPFPHHTLPLSTALNDCLLGGHAYGLLPYLQAAHALAQGHLVDLLPAAYVDVPLAWQAWDLDTPFTRALSEQVVMVARKYLVQD, from the coding sequence ATGGACCAACTCGATTATCGCGCCCTGGCGGTGCTGGACGCTGTCGCCACCCACGGCAGTTTCGACAAAGCCGCTGCCGCACTCGGCATCAGCCAGCCGGCTGTCTCGCAGCGCATCAAGGCGCTCGAGGATGCGGCCGGCCGCCTGCTGATCGTGCGCAGCGCCCCGGCCGTGCCGACCGGGCTGGGACAGCGGCTGATCAGCCATTACCGCAACGTCAAACTGATGGAAGCCACGCTCGACATTGACCTGGGCAAGACCGTCAGCATGCCGGAATTGTCGGTGGCGGTGGACGCGGCCAGCCTGGCGACCTGGTTCCCGCTGTGCCTGCCGCCGCTGCTGACGCCGCCGCGCTGCCAGCTCGACATCCAGCTGGCTGGCCAGGACGAGGCGCTGCACCGGCTGCGCGAGGGCAGCGTGTTCGGCGCCGTGGTGGCCGACGACGGCGCCGAGCTGAAAGGCCCGAGCGGCACGCCGCTCGGTGGCATGCGCTACGTCTGCGTGGCCACGCCCCAGTTTGCCGCGCACTGGTTCGGCGACGGTTTTACCCGCGAGGCGGTACAACTGGCCCCGGCCGTCGTGCACGACCGCGAGCTGACGGCACGCTTCCTGGCCGAACACCTGGAGACGACAGGTCCCTTCCCGCATCACACCCTGCCGCTGTCGACGGCGCTGAACGACTGCCTGCTGGGCGGCCATGCCTACGGCCTGCTGCCTTACCTGCAGGCTGCCCATGCGCTGGCCCAAGGGCACTTGGTGGACCTGCTGCCGGCGGCGTATGTCGACGTGCCGCTGGCCTGGCAGGCGTGGGACCTCGATACGCCTTTTACGCGGGCGTTGTCGGAGCAGGTGGTAATGGTGGCGCGGAAGTATCTGGTGCAGGATTGA